In a genomic window of Petrotoga mexicana DSM 14811:
- a CDS encoding MFS transporter → MYSILLVIIYISFISLGLPDALLGSAWPSMYETLNVPVSYAGILSMIISGGTIVSTLFSGKFIHKLGTGKLTAISVGMTAIALFGFSISTSFWHLCLWGIPYGLGAGSVDAALNNFVALHYKARHMNWLHCFWGVGATIGPYIMGILLTKGFKWNSGYFTISLIQIVLTSVLFFTLPLWKEKKTDNKVKEEKYKNYSLKEVVTLPGAMSIMIAFFSYCALEATTGLWAASYLVLNRGIAAETAAKWAASFYFGITIGRFISGFITFKMNNKNMIRLGQGIIILGLLLLILPFSNYTAFIGLILMGLGCAPIYPSLIHSTPTNFGKDVSHSIIGVQMASAYLGITLMPPLFGFLQEYFDIRLYPIYLTILTFLMIFMAEKANSLFLRKPAINSNP, encoded by the coding sequence ATGTATTCTATCTTACTAGTGATTATCTATATTTCATTCATCAGTCTCGGATTGCCAGATGCTCTTTTAGGGTCAGCCTGGCCAAGCATGTATGAAACATTAAACGTACCTGTATCGTATGCAGGAATTTTATCAATGATTATCTCTGGAGGAACTATTGTTTCAACTTTGTTCAGCGGTAAGTTTATTCATAAACTTGGTACTGGGAAACTAACCGCCATAAGCGTTGGAATGACTGCTATAGCATTGTTTGGTTTTTCTATATCAACTTCTTTTTGGCATTTGTGTTTGTGGGGGATACCTTACGGTTTAGGTGCAGGAAGTGTTGATGCAGCACTTAACAATTTTGTCGCCCTGCATTACAAAGCTAGACATATGAACTGGTTACATTGCTTTTGGGGAGTTGGAGCCACAATTGGACCATATATTATGGGAATATTGTTGACTAAGGGTTTTAAATGGAATTCAGGATATTTTACTATTTCGTTAATTCAAATTGTTCTAACCTCAGTACTGTTTTTTACTTTGCCGCTGTGGAAAGAGAAGAAAACAGATAACAAAGTCAAAGAAGAAAAATATAAAAATTATTCTTTAAAAGAGGTTGTTACTTTACCCGGGGCAATGTCTATTATGATCGCTTTTTTCTCTTATTGTGCTTTAGAGGCAACCACTGGTTTGTGGGCGGCAAGTTATTTAGTTCTAAATAGAGGTATAGCTGCTGAAACAGCGGCCAAATGGGCTGCTTCATTTTATTTCGGAATTACAATAGGAAGGTTTATATCTGGATTTATAACTTTCAAAATGAATAATAAAAATATGATACGTTTGGGGCAAGGGATCATCATTCTAGGGTTGTTACTATTGATTCTTCCTTTTAGCAATTATACGGCATTTATAGGCCTTATTCTCATGGGTTTAGGTTGTGCACCGATATATCCAAGTTTGATACATTCAACACCAACTAATTTTGGCAAGGATGTTTCACATTCAATTATAGGAGTACAGATGGCTTCTGCATATCTTGGAATAACTCTTATGCCACCTTTGTTCGGATTTTTGCAAGAATATTTCGATATAAGGTTATACCCCATATATTTAACCATATTAACCTTTCTTATGATATTCATGGCCGAAAAGGCAAATAGTTTATTTTTGAGAAAACCTGCGATCAATAGTAACCCCTGA
- a CDS encoding DUF1538 domain-containing protein, translating to MNLLFFKLKEVLSSVLPIIVTVIILNFTIAPLDVSLIIRFFIGAVLIILGLAIFLCGVDIGISPIGNSFGSTIIKTNKLWIVVIAIFIVGFFVSIAEPSLRILASQVDFVTSSVISKESIVVIASIGVGTMLSLGFVRILYNIPINKVFTILYSIIFILALFTSREFLAISFDASGSTTGAMTIPFILALAHSVSAMKSDSKASEEDSFGLVGIASTGAIMTVMIMSIISKTDASTVSLEYNDPIFTSIFSPFIQQIAPTTIEVILALLPIVIIFLVFQIFSFKLSRKTIRKIVMGLVFAFIGFVLFLVGVNGGFMEMGVAIGYGVATLENKVYLVIVGFFLGFATVLAEPSVYVLIHQIEDVTSGYIKRKVVLIPLAIAVGTATALSMVRILVPGIQLWHYLLPGYVISLVMSYFVPKLFVGIAFDSGGVAAGPMTITFILAFTRGAAEAAEGANVLVDGFGMIAMVALAPLIALQILGFIFKVKSKNGGIEYSDE from the coding sequence TTGAATTTGTTGTTTTTTAAACTTAAAGAGGTACTATCCTCTGTTTTGCCAATTATAGTTACAGTAATTATTTTAAATTTTACTATCGCACCCCTTGATGTCTCTTTGATCATAAGGTTTTTTATTGGTGCCGTGTTGATTATCCTTGGTTTAGCTATTTTTTTATGTGGCGTTGATATTGGGATTAGTCCCATTGGTAACTCTTTCGGGTCAACTATAATAAAAACGAATAAACTATGGATAGTTGTCATTGCTATATTCATAGTTGGATTTTTCGTTTCAATTGCCGAACCATCTCTACGTATTCTTGCGAGTCAAGTTGATTTCGTTACATCTAGTGTAATTTCAAAGGAAAGTATTGTTGTTATAGCATCAATCGGTGTTGGAACTATGCTTTCTTTAGGTTTTGTAAGAATCCTCTATAACATTCCAATAAATAAAGTATTTACTATTTTATATTCGATTATTTTCATACTTGCCCTTTTTACATCCCGAGAATTTTTAGCAATATCTTTTGACGCTTCCGGATCAACAACAGGAGCAATGACGATTCCTTTTATCTTAGCTCTCGCCCATAGTGTTTCCGCAATGAAAAGCGATAGCAAAGCCTCTGAAGAAGATAGTTTTGGTTTAGTTGGAATTGCATCCACAGGTGCTATCATGACCGTTATGATTATGAGTATAATTTCAAAAACCGATGCAAGTACAGTCAGCCTTGAATACAATGATCCAATATTTACCTCAATTTTTAGCCCTTTTATTCAACAAATAGCTCCGACAACCATAGAAGTTATTCTGGCTCTGCTCCCTATCGTGATAATTTTTCTTGTTTTTCAAATATTTTCTTTCAAATTATCAAGGAAAACCATTAGAAAAATTGTCATGGGGCTGGTATTTGCATTTATAGGATTTGTTTTGTTTTTAGTAGGAGTTAATGGAGGTTTTATGGAAATGGGTGTTGCCATCGGTTACGGTGTGGCAACCTTAGAAAATAAAGTTTATCTTGTTATTGTTGGTTTCTTTTTGGGATTTGCTACGGTACTCGCAGAGCCATCTGTTTATGTGCTAATACATCAAATAGAAGATGTTACAAGCGGGTATATTAAAAGAAAAGTAGTATTAATCCCACTTGCTATAGCCGTTGGTACCGCAACTGCATTATCTATGGTAAGAATACTTGTCCCAGGTATACAATTGTGGCATTATCTCCTGCCAGGCTATGTGATTTCGTTGGTGATGAGCTATTTTGTTCCGAAGCTCTTTGTTGGAATTGCCTTTGATTCAGGAGGCGTCGCAGCAGGTCCAATGACGATCACCTTTATATTAGCTTTTACTCGAGGCGCTGCTGAAGCTGCTGAAGGAGCAAATGTATTAGTAGATGGATTTGGAATGATTGCAATGGTTGCATTGGCACCATTAATTGCTTTACAAATATTAGGCTTCATTTTTAAGGTAAAATCAAAAAACGGAGGAATTGAATATAGTGATGAGTAG
- a CDS encoding ArsR/SmtB family transcription factor, translating into MATVYEKQAKVFKAFCDETRLRILQLLRSGEKCACVLQEQLNLGQSGLSYHMKILVESGVVESRKEGKWTYYTISEKGSAYAATLLKRLTTPKAVKEGNNCCKTQPSNNNFKTEKHIKII; encoded by the coding sequence TTGGCAACTGTTTATGAGAAACAAGCAAAAGTATTTAAAGCGTTTTGCGATGAAACACGTCTGCGAATACTTCAACTACTTCGTAGCGGTGAAAAATGCGCTTGTGTTTTGCAAGAACAGTTGAATTTGGGACAGTCGGGACTTTCCTACCACATGAAGATTCTGGTTGAATCAGGTGTTGTTGAGAGCAGAAAGGAAGGAAAATGGACATACTACACAATTAGTGAGAAGGGCAGTGCCTATGCGGCTACGTTGCTCAAAAGGTTGACAACCCCTAAAGCAGTTAAAGAAGGAAACAATTGCTGCAAAACCCAGCCATCTAATAATAATTTTAAAACAGAAAAACACATCAAAATTATTTAG
- a CDS encoding P-II family nitrogen regulator, with protein sequence MSSFKMIDVEQICIIINFGLGSKLLQIAKNYGISNGTVLLGKGTVNNRILDFLGLSDIRKEIVLMVANKKTADQVLEKLHDEINFEKPGHGIAFTTSVRLLVGIGGYKSDNLKERRGVDDNMYDAITVIVDMGKAEYVIDAATKAGSKGGTIIKGRGSGIHETSKLFSMNIEPEKEIVLILSEKDKTEAIVSSIRKELKIDEPGKGILYIQNVNKAYGLYK encoded by the coding sequence ATGAGTAGTTTTAAAATGATTGACGTTGAACAAATCTGCATAATTATAAATTTCGGATTGGGAAGCAAACTGTTGCAAATAGCTAAGAATTATGGCATTTCCAATGGAACGGTTCTGCTTGGAAAAGGAACTGTAAACAATCGAATTTTAGATTTTTTAGGTCTATCCGATATAAGAAAAGAAATTGTATTAATGGTTGCCAACAAAAAGACGGCAGATCAGGTCCTTGAAAAATTACATGACGAAATTAATTTTGAAAAACCCGGCCATGGTATAGCATTTACCACTTCTGTTCGCTTGTTAGTAGGAATCGGAGGTTATAAAAGTGATAATTTAAAAGAAAGAAGAGGTGTAGATGATAATATGTATGATGCGATAACTGTAATTGTGGATATGGGTAAGGCAGAGTATGTGATTGATGCGGCAACAAAGGCGGGATCTAAAGGTGGGACTATAATTAAGGGACGAGGATCAGGAATTCATGAAACCAGTAAGCTGTTTTCTATGAATATTGAGCCTGAAAAAGAAATTGTACTGATTCTTTCAGAAAAAGATAAGACTGAGGCTATTGTATCTTCAATAAGGAAAGAACTAAAAATAGATGAGCCTGGAAAAGGCATTCTCTACATTCAAAATGTAAATAAAGCATATGGTTTATATAAGTAA
- the arsB gene encoding ACR3 family arsenite efflux transporter, translated as MEKNKSAGISFFEKYLTVWVILCMIVGVLIGRFLPEIPAFLGRFKYANVSIPIAILIWLMIYPMMLKVDFQSIKNVGKNPKGLFVTWVINWLIKPFTMFGIAWLFFFVIFKALIPAELAKEYLAGAILLGAAPCTAMVFVWSYLTNGNAAYTIVQVATNDLIILVAYTPIVRFLLGVGGISIPWDTLILSVILFVVIPLVGGVITRNYITRKHGLEYLQNQFIPKFGNVTTIGLLLTLVIIFSFQGDVILNNPLHIILIAIPLIMQTFLVFFIAYFSSKVLKLPHDIAAPASMIGASNFFELAVAVAISLFGTLSPAALATIVGVLTEVPVMLMLVNIANNTKKWFKHA; from the coding sequence ATGGAAAAAAACAAAAGTGCAGGGATCAGTTTTTTTGAAAAATATCTCACGGTGTGGGTTATCTTGTGCATGATTGTAGGTGTACTGATCGGTAGATTCCTCCCTGAAATTCCTGCGTTTCTAGGACGCTTCAAGTATGCCAATGTATCCATTCCGATTGCCATACTAATCTGGCTCATGATCTATCCCATGATGCTGAAGGTCGATTTTCAAAGTATTAAAAACGTGGGCAAAAATCCAAAGGGGCTATTTGTGACATGGGTGATAAACTGGCTCATTAAGCCTTTCACTATGTTCGGAATTGCGTGGCTGTTTTTCTTTGTGATTTTCAAAGCACTTATCCCTGCGGAGCTAGCTAAGGAGTATCTGGCTGGTGCCATACTTTTGGGAGCTGCTCCATGTACTGCAATGGTGTTCGTATGGAGCTATCTGACAAATGGAAATGCCGCGTATACAATAGTGCAGGTTGCAACTAATGACCTGATTATCCTTGTAGCTTACACTCCGATCGTAAGATTTCTCCTTGGTGTAGGAGGCATATCTATACCATGGGATACGTTGATTCTCTCGGTAATTTTGTTCGTTGTCATTCCCCTTGTAGGTGGAGTAATAACTAGGAACTATATTACCCGCAAGCATGGCCTGGAATATCTTCAGAACCAATTTATTCCGAAATTTGGAAATGTCACGACCATTGGACTTCTTTTGACATTAGTCATCATTTTTTCATTCCAGGGGGATGTTATTCTCAATAATCCTTTACACATAATTTTGATTGCAATACCCCTGATCATGCAGACATTCCTTGTTTTTTTCATTGCTTATTTTTCAAGTAAGGTATTAAAGCTGCCGCATGATATTGCGGCACCAGCCAGTATGATCGGTGCGTCAAATTTCTTTGAACTTGCTGTTGCTGTTGCAATCTCTCTTTTTGGCACACTAAGTCCTGCCGCCCTTGCTACAATTGTTGGTGTTTTAACTGAGGTGCCGGTTATGTTGATGCTAGTAAACATTGCAAATAATACAAAAAAATGGTTCAAGCATGCATAA